In one window of Ruminococcus albus AD2013 DNA:
- a CDS encoding heavy metal translocating P-type ATPase, translating into MTKKQKNVLIRIIVAGVLLVTAALLPLEEKSLLRLAAFLVPYFVIGYDVLWKAVRGIIHGQVFDENFLMCVATVGALFVGEYPEASAVMLFYQTGELFQSVAVGRSRKSISDLMDICPEYANVERDGQLEEVDPEEVELDSIIVVKPGEKIPLDGVIIEGSSSVDTAALTGESLPRSVKVGDEVISGCINQSGLLKVKVTKEYEDSTVTKILELVENSATKKAKSENFITRFARYYTPSVVIAAAVLAVLPPLILGGGWADWIHRALIFLVISCPCALVISVPLSFFGGIGGASKRGILVKGGNYLEALANAETVVFDKTGTLTKGSFEVTKIHTDSMGEDELLDLAAHAESYSDHPIAKSVCAKFGKEVDHGRITSDEEISGHGIRAVIDGREVFAGNKKLMEQQSVSVPECGCRGTMVHVAADGGYAGHIVISDVVKETSAAAIKSLKENGVKQTVMLTGDAKSTAEEVANTLGLDKVYAELLPADKVEKVEELLKEKQEGSSLVFVGDGINDAPVLTRADVGIAMGSLGSDAAIEAADIVLMDDDPAKISLAMKIARKTVRIVRENIVFALGVKALVLILGALGIANMWLAVFADVGVSVIAILNAMRTMKIRS; encoded by the coding sequence ATGACGAAGAAGCAGAAAAATGTTCTGATAAGGATAATCGTCGCGGGGGTGCTGCTGGTGACAGCGGCACTTCTGCCGCTGGAAGAAAAAAGCCTGCTAAGATTGGCAGCATTTCTGGTGCCGTATTTTGTGATAGGCTATGATGTGCTGTGGAAAGCTGTGCGCGGTATAATACACGGGCAGGTCTTTGATGAGAATTTCCTGATGTGCGTAGCTACCGTAGGTGCGCTTTTCGTGGGCGAATATCCCGAAGCTTCGGCTGTCATGCTGTTTTATCAGACAGGTGAGCTTTTTCAGAGCGTGGCTGTGGGCAGATCGAGGAAGTCAATATCAGACCTTATGGATATCTGTCCCGAATATGCAAACGTTGAAAGGGACGGTCAGCTTGAAGAAGTTGACCCGGAGGAAGTTGAGCTTGACAGCATCATTGTTGTAAAGCCCGGCGAAAAGATACCCCTTGACGGCGTTATAATCGAGGGCAGTTCTTCGGTGGATACTGCGGCGCTTACAGGCGAAAGCCTGCCGAGGTCGGTAAAGGTGGGGGACGAAGTAATAAGCGGCTGCATAAATCAGAGCGGTCTGCTGAAAGTGAAGGTCACCAAGGAATATGAGGATTCCACTGTTACGAAGATACTGGAACTGGTGGAAAACTCGGCTACGAAAAAGGCCAAGTCCGAGAATTTCATTACACGCTTTGCAAGGTACTATACGCCTTCGGTAGTTATCGCGGCGGCGGTGCTTGCTGTACTTCCTCCGCTGATACTGGGCGGCGGCTGGGCTGACTGGATACACCGTGCGCTGATATTCCTTGTAATATCCTGCCCCTGTGCGCTGGTAATATCTGTACCACTGAGCTTTTTCGGAGGCATAGGCGGTGCCAGCAAGCGCGGCATACTGGTAAAGGGCGGAAATTATCTGGAAGCACTGGCTAATGCCGAAACTGTTGTGTTTGACAAAACAGGAACGCTTACAAAGGGCAGTTTTGAGGTAACGAAGATACACACCGATTCTATGGGCGAGGACGAACTTCTCGACCTTGCCGCCCATGCTGAAAGCTACTCCGACCACCCGATAGCAAAGTCGGTATGCGCCAAATTCGGCAAGGAAGTCGATCACGGCAGAATAACTTCCGATGAAGAGATATCGGGTCACGGCATACGTGCTGTGATAGACGGCAGAGAGGTATTTGCGGGAAACAAAAAGCTGATGGAACAGCAAAGCGTCAGTGTACCAGAATGCGGGTGCAGAGGTACGATGGTTCACGTTGCGGCTGACGGCGGATATGCGGGACATATCGTTATATCCGATGTTGTAAAGGAGACTTCCGCAGCGGCTATAAAGAGTCTTAAAGAAAACGGCGTAAAGCAGACTGTTATGCTTACGGGCGATGCAAAGTCAACAGCAGAGGAAGTTGCAAATACGCTTGGACTTGATAAGGTTTACGCTGAACTTCTGCCTGCGGACAAGGTGGAAAAGGTGGAAGAACTTCTGAAAGAAAAGCAGGAGGGTTCTTCACTGGTATTTGTGGGTGACGGCATAAACGATGCACCTGTTCTTACACGCGCAGATGTTGGTATAGCCATGGGAAGCCTTGGAAGCGACGCGGCTATCGAAGCGGCAGATATAGTTCTTATGGACGATGACCCCGCTAAGATATCACTTGCCATGAAGATAGCACGCAAGACGGTACGTATAGTTCGTGAGAACATAGTATTCGCACTTGGTGTAAAAGCGCTGGTGCTGATACTGGGTGCGCTTGGTATCGCTAATATGTGGCTTGCAGTGTTTGCAGACGTTGGTGTATCGGTTATAGCCATACTCAATGCAATGAGGACGATGAAGATACGTTCGTAA
- a CDS encoding cation transporter codes for MKKVYKLIDLDCANCAAKMENSIKDLPEVEDCTVSFLTQKMTIKVPDGTDMDALMNKVVNLCKKVEPDCQIVL; via the coding sequence ATGAAAAAAGTTTACAAACTGATCGATCTGGACTGCGCAAACTGCGCTGCAAAAATGGAGAACTCTATCAAGGATCTGCCCGAGGTTGAGGACTGCACAGTTAGTTTCCTGACACAGAAAATGACCATTAAAGTTCCCGACGGCACCGATATGGATGCACTGATGAACAAAGTAGTTAATCTGTGCAAAAAGGTCGAGCCTGATTGTCAGATAGTACTCTGA
- a CDS encoding class I SAM-dependent methyltransferase: protein MKKSFWDCIAGVYDLFERLYNKRCYDGTGAKVASYIKEGSRVLECACGTGSISRFLAQKAGRLTAADLSDGMLRQAAKNLRWFDNVRLCKCNIMALRCRDNYFDAVVAGNVIHLLDEPYKAVDELMRVCKKGGKVIIPTYINMGKSDSELLIKLFSFCGAHFTKQFNEESYKQFFIDGGYSNVEFDMVEGRMPCAVAIITKD, encoded by the coding sequence ATGAAAAAGAGCTTCTGGGACTGCATTGCAGGTGTTTACGACCTTTTTGAACGGCTTTACAACAAAAGGTGCTATGACGGCACAGGAGCGAAAGTCGCTTCATATATCAAAGAAGGCAGCAGAGTTCTGGAATGTGCCTGCGGGACAGGTTCTATAAGCCGTTTTCTTGCACAGAAAGCAGGCAGACTGACTGCCGCCGACCTTTCGGACGGTATGCTGAGACAGGCGGCTAAGAATCTTCGCTGGTTTGACAATGTCAGACTTTGCAAATGCAACATAATGGCACTCAGATGCAGGGACAATTACTTTGATGCGGTAGTTGCGGGAAATGTGATACATCTGCTGGACGAACCCTACAAGGCTGTTGACGAACTTATGAGAGTCTGCAAAAAGGGCGGAAAAGTAATAATACCCACATATATAAATATGGGCAAAAGCGACAGCGAACTGCTGATAAAGCTGTTCAGCTTTTGCGGGGCACATTTCACGAAGCAGTTCAATGAAGAAAGCTACAAGCAGTTCTTCATTGACGGCGGTTACAGTAATGTGGAATTCGATATGGTGGAGGGCAGGATGCCCTGCGCTGTGGCGATAATCACAAAGGATTAG
- a CDS encoding ArsR/SmtB family transcription factor has protein sequence MTQEDIDRLERETPSDEELYDLAELYKVFGDSTRVRILYALLESEMCVGDMAQLLGLTPTACSHQLRVLKNSKLVRFRREGKIMFYSLADEHVRSILALGMEHILE, from the coding sequence CTGACACAGGAAGATATCGACAGGCTTGAAAGAGAGACACCCTCGGATGAGGAGCTTTACGATCTTGCGGAGCTTTACAAGGTATTCGGCGACAGCACGAGAGTACGCATACTTTATGCACTTCTTGAAAGCGAGATGTGCGTGGGTGATATGGCGCAGCTGCTGGGGCTTACGCCGACAGCCTGTTCACATCAGCTGAGGGTGCTGAAAAACAGCAAGCTTGTAAGATTCAGGCGCGAGGGCAAGATAATGTTCTATTCGCTGGCGGATGAACACGTAAGAAGCATACTGGCGCTGGGCATGGAACACATCCTGGAATAG
- a CDS encoding ABC transporter ATP-binding protein, producing the protein MSFLTAESICKTYGDGENAVKAVDNVSFTIPKGQMAAIIGASGSGKSSLLHILGGVDRPTSGKVIIDGTDVYSQNNKELAVFRRRRVGLIYQFYNLIPVLTAAENITLPTVMDGKKPDPAKVEEMLELMDLKDRSGHLPSQLSGGQQQRVSIGRALFTAPDVILADEPTGNLDSKNSAEIIRLLRESNIKLGQTMIIITHDEGIAQQCDRIITMSDGKIVKDELTKSGR; encoded by the coding sequence ATGAGTTTTCTTACAGCCGAATCGATATGCAAGACCTACGGAGACGGTGAAAACGCCGTAAAAGCTGTGGATAACGTCAGCTTTACAATACCTAAAGGGCAGATGGCAGCTATAATAGGTGCGTCGGGTTCGGGTAAATCCTCACTGCTTCACATTCTGGGCGGTGTTGACCGTCCTACTTCGGGCAAGGTCATCATCGACGGCACCGATGTATATTCACAGAACAACAAGGAGCTTGCTGTGTTCAGACGGCGCAGAGTAGGGCTGATATACCAGTTCTACAACCTGATACCCGTGCTGACCGCGGCTGAAAATATCACACTTCCCACCGTTATGGACGGCAAAAAGCCCGACCCCGCAAAGGTGGAAGAGATGCTCGAACTTATGGATCTCAAGGACAGAAGCGGTCATCTGCCGTCACAGCTTTCAGGCGGACAGCAGCAGAGAGTCTCCATAGGCAGGGCACTTTTCACAGCCCCGGATGTTATACTCGCCGATGAACCCACAGGTAATCTTGACAGCAAGAACTCCGCTGAGATAATCAGGCTTCTTCGTGAATCGAATATCAAGCTGGGTCAGACCATGATAATCATAACCCACGATGAGGGCATAGCACAGCAGTGCGACCGCATCATCACCATGTCCGATGGCAAAATAGTCAAAGACGAACTTACGAAGTCGGGGAGGTGA
- a CDS encoding ABC transporter permease, with the protein MFERSLALKYIKAQKRHSIFTICSITVAIALMTLLFTGFATFKGIVRGSVYMDKPYHFKLMKLTEEEYAELAANDELSTGDPIKEIDGTVSAEVMINSYHEDIGLFIYGLFPEKQLYSDRYEEFDTSQIDVNYDLISADKLDFSSRYESVRDLAAFFVFVLLLAIALRLMIDTAFEISSKEREKHFGVLQCVGAEPAQIVRMVTFEGLFLSVIGLPLGMLLGIGVSAVTLKVVDTSGVAEAFFTAEKAEKLMHLHIDPLMLLLAAATGLVWVFLSAYQTGMRVIKKTPVQAIFGDSDKTVKVRKASFFGSVFGWQGKLASRNNSRQRKRFAITVLSLTVSIALFASFTIVLKQSLNAFEKLVDIAGLNYDMGIAIKSEQDKPRSYKEGYDAVMESGLFEVNDFCKEQVSYIQMSDGTLQTCVLRYYPRGVLEKKFQGELPVSYDELTEQGAYIMMSVNDEEPAELYDEPKQIEVGVMEKTVISDEEYANMSAADKENVKEYITEDYKTGEKKLEYRFTTELYPTTLNLVAAAPMYKTEEGKKKTSEEELAGNAYIMAGTLDYYNKSAFTLAGKGSLANLEGLEYIHVDLVNDDDYEKAKSFVKANAGLMTLDEDYHGDLLKMRSGVGAIKIGSAFLSVLIGLIALVNMVNILSTGLLNRKSELASMQCMGMTRGQLYGMTVVECLQYSLTSGVLATGLIEALMGLTLLLLKRVKLDDELGSLVNFAEPVPRVWIAAAAAFVAAVIASVITLHRINKESLTDQMRTVE; encoded by the coding sequence ATGTTCGAGAGATCACTGGCGCTTAAATACATCAAGGCACAGAAGCGCCACAGCATCTTCACCATATGCAGCATAACGGTAGCCATCGCGCTGATGACCCTGCTGTTTACGGGATTTGCGACCTTCAAGGGCATAGTCCGCGGCTCGGTGTATATGGATAAGCCTTACCATTTCAAGCTGATGAAACTTACTGAGGAAGAGTATGCCGAACTTGCGGCAAATGATGAACTCAGTACAGGCGACCCCATAAAAGAGATAGACGGAACCGTTTCCGCCGAAGTGATGATTAATAGCTATCATGAGGATATCGGTCTTTTCATATACGGACTTTTCCCCGAAAAGCAGCTGTACAGCGACCGCTATGAGGAATTCGATACTTCACAGATAGATGTTAACTATGACCTGATAAGCGCCGATAAGCTGGACTTTTCATCAAGATACGAATCTGTACGCGACCTTGCGGCGTTCTTCGTGTTCGTTCTTCTGCTTGCTATCGCACTGAGACTTATGATAGATACTGCCTTTGAGATAAGCTCAAAAGAGAGGGAAAAGCACTTCGGTGTATTGCAGTGCGTAGGTGCGGAGCCTGCACAGATAGTCCGCATGGTCACATTTGAGGGTCTGTTCCTCAGCGTTATCGGACTGCCCTTGGGTATGCTGCTGGGTATCGGAGTAAGTGCGGTCACTCTGAAAGTTGTTGATACCAGCGGAGTTGCCGAGGCATTTTTCACAGCAGAAAAAGCAGAGAAGCTCATGCATCTGCATATCGACCCGCTGATGCTTCTTCTCGCGGCGGCAACAGGACTAGTCTGGGTATTCCTTTCGGCGTATCAGACGGGTATGCGTGTTATCAAAAAGACACCTGTACAAGCTATATTCGGTGACAGCGACAAGACCGTAAAGGTTAGAAAGGCTTCGTTCTTCGGGTCGGTATTCGGCTGGCAGGGCAAGCTTGCATCCCGCAATAACAGCCGTCAGAGAAAGCGCTTCGCTATAACAGTTTTATCGCTGACAGTTTCGATAGCGCTGTTCGCTTCATTCACGATAGTGCTGAAACAGTCGCTGAATGCATTTGAAAAGCTGGTTGATATAGCAGGACTGAATTACGATATGGGCATAGCCATAAAGAGCGAGCAGGATAAACCCAGAAGCTACAAAGAGGGCTATGATGCCGTAATGGAAAGCGGTCTGTTTGAAGTAAATGATTTCTGCAAGGAGCAGGTATCCTATATACAGATGTCTGACGGCACTTTGCAGACCTGCGTGCTCAGGTACTATCCCCGGGGTGTTCTTGAAAAGAAATTCCAAGGCGAACTGCCCGTTAGCTACGATGAACTCACCGAGCAGGGTGCGTACATAATGATGTCGGTGAACGATGAAGAACCCGCAGAACTCTATGATGAGCCCAAGCAGATCGAAGTCGGCGTGATGGAGAAGACTGTTATCTCCGACGAAGAGTATGCTAATATGTCCGCGGCAGATAAGGAAAACGTCAAGGAGTATATAACCGAAGACTATAAGACAGGTGAGAAAAAGCTGGAATACCGCTTCACTACGGAGCTTTACCCGACTACGCTAAATTTAGTGGCTGCCGCGCCCATGTATAAGACCGAGGAGGGCAAAAAGAAGACCTCCGAGGAGGAACTTGCGGGCAATGCATACATAATGGCAGGAACTCTGGATTATTACAACAAAAGCGCATTTACGCTGGCAGGGAAGGGAAGTCTTGCTAACCTTGAAGGTCTGGAGTATATCCATGTTGACCTTGTAAATGATGATGACTACGAAAAAGCCAAGAGCTTTGTTAAAGCCAATGCAGGGCTTATGACCCTTGACGAAGACTATCACGGCGATCTGCTGAAAATGCGTTCGGGTGTAGGTGCTATAAAGATAGGCTCGGCTTTCCTGAGTGTGCTTATCGGTCTGATAGCTCTGGTGAATATGGTAAATATCCTCTCAACGGGCTTGCTCAACCGAAAGTCGGAACTTGCTTCAATGCAGTGCATGGGAATGACGAGAGGTCAGCTGTACGGAATGACTGTCGTGGAGTGTTTACAGTATTCGCTGACTTCTGGCGTGCTGGCAACAGGTTTGATAGAGGCTCTTATGGGGCTTACCTTGCTTCTTTTGAAACGTGTTAAGCTGGACGATGAACTTGGAAGTCTTGTGAATTTTGCAGAGCCTGTTCCGAGAGTATGGATAGCGGCAGCGGCGGCATTTGTGGCGGCTGTTATCGCATCGGTGATAACTCTGCACAGGATAAACAAGGAAAGCCTGACAGATCAGATGAGGACGGTTGAATAA
- a CDS encoding carbohydrate kinase family protein, which translates to MDDNNRAYLFGQILGTHSFLLKDGFLRPDEYSEIAEHYFLPGGETGTAATVLASLGVCVKMDGTQIGREVAPMLKDFYKDKTVDLSSLGTLQEDAGIMDYVVIAGLVRSPMGRFQQLFSSGTRWWSIPREEDIIGCGAAGIDPFFGEESLLAAKLCVKHGVPYVTIDTPHNTFLHRHAAVNVVSRECTSMRYKGMSAEEVMAQMQSESDGLTIITQGGDDMLYARRGGDIHSMKPFNVEVKSTLGAGDTFKAGCVYGLMKGMGDDELVRFASACSAVAISRFPLPLYPPKLEEVEALIKG; encoded by the coding sequence ATGGACGATAATAACAGGGCGTATCTTTTCGGACAGATACTGGGAACACATTCGTTTCTCCTGAAAGACGGCTTTCTAAGACCCGATGAGTATTCCGAGATAGCTGAGCATTATTTTCTGCCCGGCGGTGAAACGGGTACAGCCGCAACTGTTCTCGCATCGCTTGGCGTGTGTGTTAAAATGGACGGCACACAGATAGGCAGAGAGGTCGCGCCGATGCTAAAGGACTTTTACAAGGACAAGACCGTTGACCTATCTTCACTTGGCACCTTGCAGGAGGACGCAGGCATTATGGACTACGTAGTCATAGCGGGTCTTGTGCGTTCACCCATGGGCAGATTTCAACAGCTTTTTTCAAGCGGCACAAGATGGTGGAGCATACCTCGCGAGGAAGATATCATTGGCTGCGGTGCTGCGGGCATAGACCCCTTTTTCGGTGAAGAGTCCCTGCTTGCGGCAAAGCTTTGCGTAAAACATGGTGTGCCCTATGTGACCATAGATACGCCCCATAATACTTTCCTGCACCGTCATGCGGCTGTCAATGTGGTATCCCGTGAGTGTACTTCCATGCGCTACAAGGGTATGTCTGCCGAAGAAGTTATGGCACAGATGCAGTCTGAAAGTGATGGGCTGACCATCATAACACAGGGCGGCGATGATATGCTGTACGCAAGGCGGGGCGGAGATATCCACAGTATGAAGCCTTTCAATGTTGAAGTAAAAAGCACTCTCGGCGCAGGTGATACCTTCAAGGCGGGCTGTGTATACGGTCTGATGAAAGGTATGGGCGATGATGAACTTGTGCGCTTCGCAAGCGCCTGCTCTGCAGTTGCGATATCCCGTTTTCCTCTGCCATTGTATCCCCCGAAGCTTGAAGAAGTTGAAGCACTTATAAAAGGATAA
- a CDS encoding putative bifunctional diguanylate cyclase/phosphodiesterase, which produces MDFQMIVDSFEEPTCILSVEKDNEGGYHQIRIVAGNKKYLLPFEEPITYSNDNDSTNIKELPEIFHKKKTFVPDSPYELYLPKDMGFEDICFRAAVLKIPVHTCVHLNDLDMWFDIYAMPMCIEKGDICYCTYTVIAKDNTDIMMNSASSGIYAENVIKTCIKLNGTNDIEGTMNDVINDIRLICRADVCTIALTDPETKESSVLATSFDKDCKIKRVTHFEEFGNITKTWIDMFGKSDFIIAKDINDMEYIRERNLYWYENLIEAGVDSLVMFPLKYDSEILGFLWATNFAVEDTIRIKETLELTSFFISSKLSNYQMLEHLKHISYTDQLTGLSNRLACTDLIEKLIKHGERFCIVSIDINNFKSINDTIGFDAGNRVLTQIASRWKKIAENNLTATQDHLARMGGDEFQLVIQGYDDNEAIIPTIKTYENALGTTMTIDGCDLYISASFGYCLYPDDAKTSDSLISYANASMNEIKRMKSSQHIMRFVPGLLKEEHTLEIERKLIYALENDLLYFNLQPQFDLDHKLRGFEALARMKDSDGTVVSPGEFIPVAEKVGLVDKVDSAVFRRSAMFIGGLIRETGADIMLSVNISVRHLMKNDFLDEVKDILSASGIPADHLEIEITESIMIDSAEKAQHCINKLHKMGIQIAIDDFGTGYSSLSYLNNFPANILKIDKSFIDKMNTSDPSKQYVAAIISIGHIMGFEVVSEGVEEKEQLATLKLIGCDYIQGFIWGRPLSPEDAEKLIRESIE; this is translated from the coding sequence ATGGATTTTCAGATGATCGTAGACAGCTTTGAAGAACCTACCTGTATACTCTCCGTTGAAAAAGACAACGAAGGCGGATATCATCAGATACGCATAGTTGCAGGAAATAAAAAATATTTACTGCCTTTCGAAGAACCTATTACTTACAGTAACGACAATGATAGCACCAATATTAAAGAACTTCCTGAGATATTCCATAAAAAAAAGACCTTTGTGCCCGATTCGCCTTATGAGCTTTATCTGCCGAAAGACATGGGCTTTGAAGATATCTGTTTTCGCGCCGCTGTGCTGAAAATACCTGTGCATACCTGTGTACACCTCAACGACCTTGATATGTGGTTCGATATCTATGCCATGCCGATGTGCATTGAAAAGGGAGATATCTGCTACTGCACGTACACTGTGATAGCCAAAGATAATACTGACATTATGATGAATTCGGCAAGTTCAGGGATATATGCCGAAAATGTCATAAAGACCTGCATAAAACTCAACGGCACAAATGATATCGAAGGCACCATGAACGATGTCATCAACGATATCCGCCTGATATGCAGGGCGGATGTATGTACGATAGCCCTCACCGACCCCGAGACAAAGGAATCCTCGGTGCTTGCCACAAGCTTTGACAAGGACTGCAAGATAAAGCGTGTTACCCATTTTGAAGAATTCGGGAATATCACCAAGACATGGATAGATATGTTCGGCAAGAGCGATTTCATAATTGCCAAAGACATTAATGATATGGAATATATCCGCGAGAGAAATCTTTACTGGTACGAAAACCTCATCGAGGCAGGAGTCGACAGCCTTGTTATGTTCCCGCTGAAGTACGACAGCGAGATACTGGGCTTTTTGTGGGCTACTAATTTCGCGGTGGAGGATACCATACGCATAAAGGAGACTCTTGAACTGACTTCATTTTTCATATCCTCAAAGCTTTCAAACTATCAGATGCTGGAACACCTGAAACATATAAGCTACACCGACCAGCTGACAGGCTTATCCAACAGGCTCGCCTGCACCGACCTTATCGAGAAGCTTATAAAGCACGGTGAGAGATTCTGCATAGTTTCCATAGATATAAACAACTTCAAGAGCATAAACGATACCATAGGGTTTGATGCGGGCAACAGAGTGCTTACACAGATCGCTTCACGCTGGAAAAAGATAGCCGAAAATAATCTCACAGCTACGCAGGATCATCTTGCGCGTATGGGCGGTGACGAATTCCAGCTGGTGATACAGGGCTACGATGACAACGAAGCCATCATACCTACCATAAAAACATACGAAAATGCCCTGGGCACTACCATGACCATAGACGGCTGTGACCTTTACATAAGCGCAAGCTTCGGGTACTGCCTGTACCCTGATGACGCAAAGACCAGTGACAGCCTGATATCCTATGCCAACGCTTCGATGAACGAGATAAAGCGTATGAAAAGCAGTCAGCATATCATGCGTTTCGTACCCGGGCTTCTGAAAGAAGAACACACTCTTGAGATAGAGCGCAAGCTTATCTATGCCCTTGAAAACGACCTGCTGTATTTCAATTTACAGCCACAGTTCGACCTTGACCACAAGCTGAGAGGTTTTGAAGCACTGGCACGTATGAAAGACAGCGACGGTACAGTGGTATCTCCGGGAGAATTCATACCTGTGGCTGAAAAAGTGGGACTGGTAGACAAAGTTGACAGCGCTGTGTTCAGGAGGTCGGCTATGTTCATCGGCGGACTGATACGCGAAACGGGCGCTGACATCATGCTGAGTGTGAACATATCGGTTCGCCACCTGATGAAGAACGACTTTCTCGATGAAGTCAAGGATATACTGAGTGCCAGCGGAATACCTGCTGACCATCTGGAAATAGAGATAACCGAATCCATAATGATAGATTCAGCTGAAAAAGCACAGCACTGTATAAATAAGCTCCACAAGATGGGCATACAGATAGCCATTGACGATTTCGGCACGGGATACTCTTCCCTCAGTTATCTGAACAATTTCCCTGCTAATATTCTGAAGATAGACAAAAGCTTCATCGACAAGATGAACACCAGCGACCCCTCAAAACAGTACGTCGCGGCGATAATATCCATCGGGCATATAATGGGCTTCGAGGTAGTATCGGAGGGCGTTGAGGAAAAAGAACAGCTGGCAACGCTGAAACTCATCGGATGTGATTACATACAGGGTTTCATCTGGGGCAGACCGCTGTCACCCGAGGACGCTGAAAAGCTTATTCGTGAAAGCATAGAATAG
- a CDS encoding endo-1,4-beta-xylanase: MSNILSLAKSYEKFFKIGAAVACKNIDSYTDILREHFNSVTPENEMKYISTEPEEGKFTFGDTDKIFDTARALGIKVRAHAPVWHNQTGGWMYKDGDKPASPELIYQRIDAHSKALCERYNNDVYAWDVVNEAVIDEVPEGASGDAAIYRDSEYFKLCGADFIAAAFRSMDKYSPNAQLFYNDYNECDPQKRGRIVSLIKRLKEQGCRVDGFGMQQHYFGTPDYDELKRSIEIYAGLGLRLHITELDVSIMATFGHNVFPPSAEDIERLKASRPEDIAAIEDIYLKLFEIYRSYSDVIDCVTTWGVADDYTWMDGFVPHDNAPAVKQYPLLFDIHHAPKACISKLIAAAK, from the coding sequence ATGAGCAATATACTGTCACTTGCAAAAAGCTACGAAAAGTTTTTTAAGATAGGTGCAGCTGTCGCTTGCAAAAATATAGACAGCTATACCGATATTCTTCGCGAACATTTCAACAGTGTCACCCCCGAGAACGAGATGAAATATATCTCCACCGAACCCGAGGAGGGCAAGTTCACTTTCGGTGATACTGACAAGATATTCGATACTGCGAGAGCGCTTGGTATCAAGGTGCGTGCCCATGCCCCTGTATGGCATAACCAGACAGGCGGATGGATGTACAAAGACGGTGATAAGCCTGCTTCCCCCGAACTTATTTATCAGCGTATCGACGCACATTCAAAAGCTCTGTGCGAACGCTATAATAACGATGTTTATGCATGGGACGTTGTGAACGAAGCTGTTATTGATGAAGTACCCGAAGGTGCTTCTGGTGATGCAGCTATCTACCGCGACAGCGAATACTTCAAACTTTGCGGCGCTGATTTCATAGCAGCAGCTTTCCGTTCGATGGATAAGTATTCCCCTAACGCACAGCTTTTCTACAATGATTACAACGAGTGTGACCCGCAAAAGCGCGGACGTATAGTCAGCCTGATAAAGCGCCTGAAAGAACAGGGCTGCCGCGTGGACGGATTTGGTATGCAGCAGCATTATTTCGGCACCCCTGATTATGACGAGCTGAAACGCTCCATAGAGATATACGCAGGTCTCGGTCTGCGCCTGCATATCACCGAACTTGATGTATCCATCATGGCGACCTTCGGTCATAATGTATTCCCGCCCAGTGCAGAGGATATCGAAAGGCTGAAAGCTTCCCGCCCCGAGGATATCGCGGCGATAGAGGATATCTATCTTAAACTTTTTGAGATATACCGCAGTTACAGTGATGTCATCGACTGCGTGACCACATGGGGCGTAGCTGATGACTACACATGGATGGACGGTTTTGTTCCTCATGACAATGCACCTGCTGTAAAGCAGTATCCCCTGCTGTTCGATATCCACCATGCCCCGAAAGCCTGCATATCAAAGCTGATAGCAGCGGCAAAATAA